In Quercus robur chromosome 10, dhQueRobu3.1, whole genome shotgun sequence, a genomic segment contains:
- the LOC126703770 gene encoding uncharacterized protein LOC126703770 yields the protein MASPSWIDEVIAAIPTQVTEDMNESLNRCFTREEVTVALKQIHPTKAPSPDGNDGFMAAKLDMSKAFDRVKWGFIQGVMEKLGFSSRQGDSLSSILFLICIEGLSAPIHEATQNQFLTSISICRGCPRVTHLLFANVSILFCKASVGESRELKFLLQKYEDALGQKINTDKSSIFFSPNTALEVKEEIFATLSPMQDSRHSKYLGLPSFIGRSKMQVFSILKERIGHKLVGWKGLCDDIESMVRNFWWGQRQQEPKMNWVSWKTMCMPKAQGGMGFRNLQAFNKVMLAKQLWRILQNPNSLVARVLKAKYFPTKDILNANLGSSPSYSWRSIHSSLDVIRKGTR from the exons ATGGCTTCCCCATCATGGATCGATGAAGTAATTGCCGCCATTCCCACACAAGTGACGGAAGATATGAATGAAAGCCTTAACAGGTGTTTCACTAGGGAGGAGGTTACCGTCGCTCTTAAACAGATCCACCCCACAAAAGCACCTAGCCCAGATG GGAATGATGGCTTTATGGCTGCCAAATTAGATATGAGTAAAGCTTTTGACAGAGTCAAGTGGGGCTTTATACAGGGGGTTATGGAGAAACTGGGTTTCAGCTCAAG GCAAGGGGACTCCCTCTCCTCGATTCTTTTCCTTATTTGCATTGAAGGGCTCTCAGCTCCTATCCATGAGGCAACCCAGAACCAGTTTTTGACAAGCATTTCCATTTGTAGGGGCTGTCCAAGAGTTACCCATCTTCTCTTTGCGAATGTTAGCATCCTTTTCTGCAAGGCCAGTGTGGGGGAAAGCAGGGAGTTAAAGTTTTTACTCCAGAAATATGAGGATGCTTTGGGTCAGAAGATCAATACTGATAAGTCCTCAATTTTCTTTAGCCCCAACACTGCTCTAGAAGTCAAGGAGGAGATCTTTGCTACCCTAAGTCCTATGCAAGACTCTAGACACTCAAAATACCTTGGCCTTCCTTCTTTCATTGGAAGATCGAAAATGCAAGTGTTCTCTATCCTAAAAGAGAGGATTGGGCACAAGCTAGTTGGCTGGAAGG GCTTATGTGATGATATTGAAAGCATGGTGAGGAACTTCTGGTGGGGCCAAAGGCAACAAGAACCTAAAATGAATTGGGTTAGCTGGAAAACAATGTGTATGCCTAAAGCTCAAGGAGGCATGGGTTTTAGGAATTTGCAAGCTTTCAACAAAGTAATGCTGGCAAAGCAATTATGGCGaatcctccaaaacccaaactcTCTAGTGGCAAGGGTTCTTAAAGCTAAATACTTCCCTACTAAAGATATTCTGAATGCTAACCTTGGAAGCTCCCCTTCATATTCTTGGAGAAGCATCCACAGTAGCCTTGATGTTATAAGGAAGGGAACTCGGTAG